The Bradyrhizobium sp. CCBAU 051011 DNA segment ACGCTGACCCTGTCGGATGGCGAAACCATCTCGGCGCGGCTGGTGGTGCTGGCCAACGGACTGAGTGTCGGGCTGCGCCGCAATCTCGGCATCGAGCGCCAGGTGATCAGCGCCAGCCATTCGATCTCGATCGGGTTCGACCTCGTGCCGGTCGGCCGCCCGGCCTTCGAATTTCCCGCCCTGACCTATTTTTCGGAACGGACGAAGGAGCGCGTCGCCTATGTGACGCTGTTCCCGGTCGGAAAGCGGATGCGGGCCAACCTTTTCGTCTACCGCGAGGTCGACGACCCCTGGCTGCGCGAGATGCGGCACAGGCCGGTCGAGACCATGAACGCGGCGCTGCCGAGGCTGCGCCGGATCACCGGCGAATACGCCGTTGCCGGCGACGTCAAGATCCGCCCGGCCGATGTCTATGTTTCGACCGGCTATCGCCAACCCGGCATCGTTCTGATCGGCGACGCCTTTGCGGCCACCTGCCCGGTCACCGGCACCGGTACCGACAAGGTGTTCACCGACGTCGCGCAGCTCTGTAACGTGCACATCCCCGCCTGGCTTGCCAGCGAAGGCATGAGCGAAGCCAAGATCGCTTCCTTTTACGACGATCCGGTCAAGCAGGCCTGCGACGCCTGGTCGATGGGAAAAGCGATCAGCTTCCGCAAGGTCACGATCGAGAACGGGCTCTACTGGCGGGCCCAGCGCTGGGCGCGCTTCCTGGCGTGGTTCGGCGAAGGCGCGTTGCGGCGGATGCGCAACGGGATCAGTGCGGACTCAAACCGCCCTGCTCACTCCTCGTCGTCATCCTCATCGTCGTCATCGTCTTCATTGTCGTCGTCGGCCTGAGAGGCGGCGTTGTGCGGCGTGTGGCCCTGGTCGTCCCAGAGT contains these protein-coding regions:
- a CDS encoding NAD(P)/FAD-dependent oxidoreductase, with translation MKYTDIAIIGGGLAGSTAAAMLGRAGISTVLIDPHQVYPFDFRVEKISGDEQLGRFYQTGIADSVLRSATHDGQNWIARFGYLLDKKPSRQYGIMYDALIGAIRAEIAVPAELVYAKVTDVATSAERQTLTLSDGETISARLVVLANGLSVGLRRNLGIERQVISASHSISIGFDLVPVGRPAFEFPALTYFSERTKERVAYVTLFPVGKRMRANLFVYREVDDPWLREMRHRPVETMNAALPRLRRITGEYAVAGDVKIRPADVYVSTGYRQPGIVLIGDAFAATCPVTGTGTDKVFTDVAQLCNVHIPAWLASEGMSEAKIASFYDDPVKQACDAWSMGKAISFRKVTIENGLYWRAQRWARFLAWFGEGALRRMRNGISADSNRPAHSSSSSSSSSSSSLSSSA